The segment TTGCTGGATGAACGGCGGCAGCGTGACGATCACGTCGGCCTTCGGCGAGTTCTTCTCGATGTTCGCGCGGTTGACGACTTCGCCGCTGCCCGCCGTGACGATGTTGACCTTCACGCCTTCCTTCTTCTCGAAGGCCGGCAGCACGTCGCGGTAGAGGTTTTCGAGGCCGTCCGCCGTATACAGCACGACCGCATTCGCCGCGTGCGCCGGCAGCGCGGCGCCTTGCAGCAGACCGGCGGCGCAGGCGGCCAGCGCGAGCTTGCGGAACGCGCCGGCAGCGGCGCGCGAGGAATTCTGCAGTGTCATCTCACTTCTCCGTAGACGGAACACCAAACGGCCGGGGCACGACCGGCTCTGTCGGCCAGAGTTGGCGCTTCAGCGCTTACTCTGGCCCCATGCAGAGCAGTAATAGGGGGCGAACCGCCAGCGGGCCCGCCTCGTCGCCGCCCGACCGGTACTGGACCGATGCGGTTTCGTGCGGCAAGCGAAGGATCACAGCGTTCGATGACAACCCCGTGACGACCGCCCACATTTCCACAAAATGACACAATTTGCCACTATGATGGCCGTCACCCGGAAACGCCACCCGGCGTTTCATCCGACCTTTGTTGGAGCAAAACTCATGTCCGCCACCGCCCCGATCCTGCTCACCCCCGGCCCGCTCACCACGTCCGCCGCGACGCGCGACGCGATGCAGCGCGACTGGGGCTCGTGGGATACCGAATTCAATCGCCTGACCGAAAGCGTGTGCACCGACCTCGTCGGCATCGCCCGCGGCGACGCGGAATACGTGTGCGTGCCGATGCAGGGCAGCGGCACGTTCGCGGTCGAAGCCGCGCTCGGCACGCTGGTGCCGCGCGACGGCGTCGTAGTCGTGCCGGACAACGGCGCGTACTGCGCGCGCATCCTGAAGATCCTCAGCCGGCTCGGGATCGAGGCGATCGCGCTGCCGTTCGGCGAGGCGTCCGCGGCCGATCCCGCGGCGATCGAGGCGGCGTTCGCGCGCGACCCGCGCATCACCCATGTCGCGCTGGTGCATCTCGAGACGAGCGCCGGCATCCTGAATCCGCTCGACGAGATCGCCGCGTGCTGCCGGCGGCATGGCAAGCGGCTGATCGTCGATGCGATGAGCTCGTTCGGCGCGCTGCCGATCACGCTCGACGGCAGCGGCATCGACGCGCTGGTCTCGGCCAGCGGCAAATGCCTGGAAGGCGTGCCGGGGATGGGGTTCGCGATCATGCGGCGCGACGCGCTGGAAGCGTGCGAAGGCCGCTCGCCGTCGCTCGCGCTCGACCTGCACGACCAGTACGCGTACCTGCGCAAGACCGGCCAGTGGCGCTTCACGCCGCCGACGCACGTGGTCGCCGCGCTGCGCGTGGCGCTCGACCAATTTCTCGCCGAAGGCGGCCAGCCCGCGCGCGGCGCGCGCTATGCGTCGAACTGCCGGACGCTGGTCGACGCGATGCATGCGCTCGGCTTCGAGCCGTTCCTCGATGCGCGCGTGCAGGCGCCGGTGATCGTGACGTTCCATGCGCCGGACGATCCGGCATACGACTTCAAGCGCTTCTACGACACGGTGCGCGACGCCGGCTTCATCCTCTATCCGGGCAAGCTCACGCAGCTGGAAACGTTCCGCGTCGGCTGCATCGGCGCGATCGACGCCGACGACGTCCGGCGCGCGGTCGCCGCGATCGCACGCGCGATCGAGGCGCTCGGCATCTCGCTGCGCCGCGCGTCCTGAACGAAAAAAGGGCCCGGCGGATTGCACCCGCCGGGCCCGAGGTCCTGCTGCCGCGTGTCCGCGTTACAGCACGATCCGCTTGATGTCGCCGACGACGAAGATGTACGACGCCGCGCCGATCAGCGCGATCACGCCGATGAACACCAGCGCGCCGACGAACGAGCCGGTCGATGCGACGATGAAGCCGACGACGAGCGGCGTGATGATGCCGGCGAGGTTCGCCGCGAAGTTGAAGATGCCGCCCGTCACGCCGAGCAGGCCGTCCGGCGCGATGTCGGATACGAGCGTCCAGCCGAGCGCGGCCATCCCCTGCGCGAAGAACGCGACCGACATGATCGCGATCACGGCTTCGTTGCTCTGCACGTAGTTCGCGAGGATGATCGTCGACGCGAGCAGCAGGCCGGCGATGATCGGCAGCTTGCGTGCGAGATTCGCGGACTTGCCGCGGCGCAGCAGCCAGTCGGAGAAGATCCCGCCGAACATCACGCCGACCGACGCGGCGATGAACGGCATCACCGCGAAGAAGCCGATCTTCAGCCAGCCCATGTGGCGCTCGGTCGCGAGATAGGTCGGGAACCAGGTCAGGAAGAACACGAGCGTCGAATTGCCCGCGAACTGGCCGAGGCAGATGCCGGCGAGCTGGCGCTTCTTCAGCAGTTGGCCGGCCATGCGCCAGCTGAATTTCGCCTGCTCGGGCCGGTCGTTCTTCTTCGCGCCGTGCGCGAGGCCGCCGCCCGCTTCGATGTACTCGATCTCCGCCTTGTTAGCGCCCGGATGGTTGTGCGGCTCGTGATAGAGCTTCCACCAGACGAGACCGAACGCGATGCCCACGCCGCCGACGACCCAGAACAGCGAACGCCAGCCGAACGCGCCCATCAGCGCGAACAGCACCGGGCTGAAGAACGCGAGGCCGATGTACTCGCCGACCGTGTAGGTGCCGGTCGCCATCGCGCGCTCGTTCTGCGGGAACCACGTCGCGACCACCCGGCTGTTGGTCGGGAAGCACGGCGCCTCCGTGATGCCGAGGCCGAGGCGGCACGCGAACAGAGTCGCGACGCCGGGCACGAAGCCCTGCAGCAGCGTGCACAGCGACCACAGCGTCATCGACCAGTAATAGGTGATCTTGCTGCCCAAGCGGTCGAGCACGAGGCCGCCCGGCACCTGCATCGCGACGTAGGTCCACGAGAACGCGGAGAACATGATGCCCATCACCGCCGCGTTGATGCCGAGCTCCTTGGTGAGCTGCGGCGCTGCCACCCCCAGCACGGTGCGGTCGAGGTAGTTGATCATCGTGCCGATCGCGAGCAGCGCGAGAATCCTGTAGCGCGCCGACGTGCGCCGGACCGTGCCGGCCGCCTGCGCTGGCTGAACCGGCGCATGGTTCGTGTGGGTGGTGTGCTGCATGGTCGTCTCCTGGTCTCGTCTTTCTCTGAATCTATCGAGGGTCAGCGCGCAACGAGCGCCTGAAAGTGGCCGAAC is part of the Burkholderia ubonensis subsp. mesacidophila genome and harbors:
- a CDS encoding MFS transporter yields the protein MQHTTHTNHAPVQPAQAAGTVRRTSARYRILALLAIGTMINYLDRTVLGVAAPQLTKELGINAAVMGIMFSAFSWTYVAMQVPGGLVLDRLGSKITYYWSMTLWSLCTLLQGFVPGVATLFACRLGLGITEAPCFPTNSRVVATWFPQNERAMATGTYTVGEYIGLAFFSPVLFALMGAFGWRSLFWVVGGVGIAFGLVWWKLYHEPHNHPGANKAEIEYIEAGGGLAHGAKKNDRPEQAKFSWRMAGQLLKKRQLAGICLGQFAGNSTLVFFLTWFPTYLATERHMGWLKIGFFAVMPFIAASVGVMFGGIFSDWLLRRGKSANLARKLPIIAGLLLASTIILANYVQSNEAVIAIMSVAFFAQGMAALGWTLVSDIAPDGLLGVTGGIFNFAANLAGIITPLVVGFIVASTGSFVGALVFIGVIALIGAASYIFVVGDIKRIVL
- a CDS encoding 2-aminoethylphosphonate--pyruvate transaminase codes for the protein MSATAPILLTPGPLTTSAATRDAMQRDWGSWDTEFNRLTESVCTDLVGIARGDAEYVCVPMQGSGTFAVEAALGTLVPRDGVVVVPDNGAYCARILKILSRLGIEAIALPFGEASAADPAAIEAAFARDPRITHVALVHLETSAGILNPLDEIAACCRRHGKRLIVDAMSSFGALPITLDGSGIDALVSASGKCLEGVPGMGFAIMRRDALEACEGRSPSLALDLHDQYAYLRKTGQWRFTPPTHVVAALRVALDQFLAEGGQPARGARYASNCRTLVDAMHALGFEPFLDARVQAPVIVTFHAPDDPAYDFKRFYDTVRDAGFILYPGKLTQLETFRVGCIGAIDADDVRRAVAAIARAIEALGISLRRAS